Proteins from a genomic interval of Nostoc sp. TCL240-02:
- a CDS encoding DNA-binding transcriptional regulator, whose amino-acid sequence MELKKPLKISDLIRELRQQLDLSQEKFAAKLGVSLRTVNRWENGSTVPSQMALKLIEEMLQKMGESGKRLLNEYLLKAEQWEDS is encoded by the coding sequence ATGGAACTAAAAAAGCCACTAAAAATTTCAGATTTAATCCGTGAACTTCGGCAGCAACTGGATCTTTCTCAGGAAAAATTTGCAGCTAAGTTAGGAGTTTCTCTGCGAACAGTCAATCGCTGGGAGAACGGATCTACAGTGCCTTCACAGATGGCACTAAAGCTGATTGAAGAAATGTTACAAAAGATGGGCGAATCAGGCAAAAGACTACTGAACGAGTATCTCCTAAAAGCGGAGCAATGGGAGGACTCTTAA
- a CDS encoding PAS domain S-box protein, with the protein MMLKIPEKILMMRSWLLTYGVMILAVIAALLSTQLLLPVFDPSVFTLFYAAVAISAWYGGMGLGVLAIALSVITALYFLIEPIYSFNFLSLNVLVQLTTFSLVSFLITALSSELRTARRKAETSLKLLQNSEMRFSRLAESNIIGVIVTDMKKGSIMEANDAFLKMVGYTRENLTANQIKWREITPPEYLLLSERSVEEVKTTGVCKPFEKEYICKDGTRVPVLLGSVLVEDSEETVIGFVVDLSERKQAEQILREKEERLRLANERFQLAASAVNCLIYDWNLEQDTVERTDGLTRILGYSLDIAEPTGNWWRELVHPEDLPRLQEESAIALANSDRYTAEYRIRKQDNQYVYVLDQGIVVQRDADGKPVRIVGSTTDISDVYDELRLRKQAEKAVQESEERLRSFVKANIVGIIFGDVNGSITEANDEFLRIVGYAQADIQAGRLRWSNITPPEYEYLDELAIAEAKVKGTCTPYEKECIRKDGSIVPVVVGYSLLGESGQKSVAFILDISDLKQAKKALSQSQEQFQAFMDNIPAAAWITNADGRILYLSPTYLSIFDVAAKKAINKNIFDLYPAQIAQPLLDNIRIVAQTNQVVETIESAPRTDGTLGEFLVYQFPIANATGQRLVGGVAVDITERERILRERQLAELALQERSERLKLLSETTSDLLSTERPLDLMNSLFGKLSAQMDLHFYFHYLIETHENQQKLRLVAWNGITDEVFQAIEYLEFNQGMCGLTAQERRQIVVNNVLNSTHPNAHILKSLEITAYAGQPLIAQGKLLGVLSFASRTRTHFTSGEIALLQATSDQIAVALERAELMTSLQRRKEELIQANRIKDEFLAVLSHELRTPLNPILGWSKLLQTKKYDEATTTRALETIERNAKLQTQLIEDLLDVSRILQGKLSLNIAPVNLETAIASAIETVRLAAQAKSINLRFTVLDLKLENSQINLESIDFNNQADNLKSQIQVALPASQRCNSKLLVTGDSGRLQQVIWNLLSNAIKFTPQGGEVDISLQPVGSQVQLRVSDTGKGISPDFLPFVFDYFRQADGATTRKFGGLGLGLAIVRHIVELHGGTVKAESLGEEQGATFTVMLPMIKIHPDSQQIDRQPDNLPNLNGVKVLLVDDERDTRDLIAFILEQSGAVVTQAASATEALQALPQFQPNLLLSDIGMPEIDGYMLMRQIRAMSAEQGGTIPAIALTAYAGEADYQQAIAAGFGQHITKPVEPAKLVRAIANLIYSRSNL; encoded by the coding sequence ATGATGTTGAAAATACCAGAAAAAATTTTGATGATGCGCTCTTGGTTACTAACTTATGGTGTGATGATTCTCGCAGTCATAGCGGCACTACTATCGACGCAACTATTACTACCAGTCTTTGATCCGAGCGTATTTACATTATTTTATGCTGCCGTGGCAATCAGCGCCTGGTACGGCGGCATGGGACTTGGAGTATTAGCGATCGCATTATCTGTTATAACTGCGCTCTATTTTTTAATCGAGCCAATCTACTCGTTCAATTTTCTCAGCCTGAACGTCTTAGTACAATTAACCACATTCTCACTAGTATCCTTCTTAATTACCGCCCTCTCTTCAGAGTTGCGAACTGCTAGACGCAAGGCAGAGACAAGCCTGAAATTGTTGCAAAATAGCGAAATGCGGTTTAGCCGACTGGCAGAATCCAACATCATTGGAGTTATCGTCACTGATATGAAGAAGGGCTCCATCATGGAAGCCAATGATGCTTTTCTGAAAATGGTCGGCTATACGCGAGAAAATTTAACCGCTAACCAAATAAAGTGGCGTGAGATTACCCCACCTGAATATCTTCTATTGAGTGAGCGTTCAGTGGAAGAAGTAAAAACCACTGGAGTATGTAAACCTTTTGAGAAGGAATATATCTGCAAAGATGGCACAAGAGTTCCCGTTTTGCTCGGTTCTGTCCTTGTAGAAGACAGCGAAGAAACTGTCATTGGCTTTGTTGTTGATTTGAGCGAACGCAAACAAGCCGAACAAATATTGCGGGAAAAGGAAGAACGTCTGAGGTTAGCTAACGAGCGTTTTCAGTTAGCAGCATCTGCGGTCAACTGTCTCATTTATGACTGGAATTTAGAACAGGATACCGTTGAAAGAACCGATGGATTAACCCGGATTTTGGGCTATTCCCTTGATATCGCTGAACCAACAGGTAATTGGTGGCGTGAACTTGTCCATCCAGAGGATTTGCCGCGCTTACAAGAGGAGTCAGCCATTGCTTTGGCAAATAGCGATCGCTATACTGCTGAGTATCGAATTCGCAAACAAGATAACCAGTACGTCTATGTACTGGATCAAGGAATAGTGGTGCAACGCGATGCTGATGGAAAACCAGTCCGCATAGTTGGCAGCACTACAGATATTAGCGATGTCTACGACGAGCTTCGCTTACGCAAGCAAGCAGAGAAAGCAGTCCAAGAAAGTGAAGAGCGACTCAGGAGTTTTGTCAAAGCAAATATAGTTGGCATTATCTTTGGTGATGTAAATGGTAGTATCACTGAAGCCAACGACGAATTCTTGAGAATTGTGGGCTATGCCCAAGCAGATATTCAGGCAGGTAGATTGCGTTGGAGTAATATTACGCCTCCTGAGTATGAATATTTAGATGAACTGGCTATTGCCGAAGCAAAAGTAAAGGGAACCTGTACACCTTATGAGAAGGAATGTATTCGCAAAGATGGTTCTATTGTCCCAGTTGTAGTTGGCTACTCTCTTTTAGGAGAATCTGGGCAGAAATCAGTTGCATTTATTCTTGATATTAGTGATCTCAAGCAAGCTAAAAAAGCGCTGAGTCAGAGTCAAGAGCAATTTCAAGCTTTTATGGACAATATTCCCGCCGCAGCATGGATTACCAATGCAGACGGACGTATACTTTACCTCAGTCCAACTTATCTGAGCATATTTGATGTAGCAGCCAAAAAAGCGATTAATAAAAACATTTTTGACCTATATCCAGCCCAAATCGCTCAACCTCTCCTTGATAACATTAGAATAGTTGCCCAAACGAATCAGGTTGTTGAAACCATCGAGTCTGCCCCACGCACAGATGGCACTCTAGGGGAATTTTTGGTATATCAATTTCCCATTGCAAATGCGACAGGGCAACGTCTAGTAGGAGGGGTTGCAGTTGACATCACCGAACGCGAACGCATCCTTCGTGAACGCCAGCTTGCAGAACTTGCTTTGCAAGAGCGCAGTGAAAGACTTAAACTGCTCTCTGAAACCACTAGTGATTTGCTTTCAACCGAGCGTCCGTTGGATTTAATGAACAGTTTGTTTGGTAAACTCTCGGCGCAAATGGATTTGCATTTTTACTTCCACTATCTAATTGAGACGCACGAAAATCAGCAGAAACTTCGATTAGTAGCTTGGAACGGTATTACTGATGAAGTATTTCAAGCAATTGAATACCTGGAATTTAATCAAGGGATGTGTGGACTAACAGCGCAAGAACGCCGTCAAATTGTCGTCAATAATGTGCTGAACTCTACTCATCCAAATGCCCACATCCTCAAGTCTTTGGAAATCACAGCCTATGCCGGTCAACCGTTAATTGCTCAGGGAAAGCTGCTTGGTGTCCTTTCCTTTGCCAGTCGCACCCGTACTCACTTTACCTCTGGGGAGATTGCGCTACTGCAAGCAACCTCCGATCAGATAGCGGTTGCCTTGGAACGCGCCGAGTTAATGACTTCGTTACAGCGACGCAAAGAAGAATTGATCCAAGCGAACCGGATTAAAGATGAATTTTTGGCGGTTCTTTCCCACGAACTTCGCACGCCGCTAAACCCGATTTTGGGATGGTCAAAGTTACTGCAAACTAAAAAGTATGATGAAGCAACCACCACTCGCGCTCTCGAAACCATTGAGCGTAATGCCAAACTTCAGACTCAACTCATTGAAGACTTACTAGATGTCTCTCGCATTTTACAAGGTAAACTGAGTTTGAATATTGCTCCTGTAAATCTGGAAACTGCGATCGCATCTGCAATAGAAACTGTACGTCTAGCCGCCCAAGCTAAATCTATCAATTTGCGATTTACGGTTTTAGATTTGAAATTAGAAAATTCTCAGATAAATTTAGAATCTATCGATTTTAACAACCAAGCTGACAATCTCAAATCTCAAATTCAAGTTGCACTTCCAGCGTCCCAAAGGTGTAATTCAAAATTACTAGTAACTGGTGATTCTGGTCGCTTACAGCAAGTTATCTGGAATTTACTTTCCAATGCGATTAAGTTTACGCCTCAAGGTGGAGAGGTAGATATTAGTTTACAGCCTGTGGGTTCTCAGGTTCAACTTCGAGTCAGTGATACAGGTAAGGGAATTAGTCCAGATTTTTTACCATTCGTATTTGACTACTTCCGCCAAGCTGATGGTGCAACTACCAGAAAATTCGGGGGATTGGGATTAGGATTAGCTATTGTTCGTCATATCGTCGAGCTACACGGGGGCACAGTTAAGGCAGAAAGTTTGGGTGAAGAACAGGGAGCAACTTTTACAGTTATGCTACCGATGATTAAGATTCATCCAGATAGCCAGCAGATTGATAGACAGCCTGATAATTTACCCAATCTAAATGGGGTAAAAGTTCTACTTGTGGATGATGAGCGTGATACGCGAGATTTAATTGCTTTTATTCTGGAACAATCTGGCGCGGTAGTAACCCAGGCTGCATCAGCTACGGAAGCATTACAAGCTTTGCCTCAGTTCCAGCCAAATCTGCTCTTGAGCGACATTGGAATGCCGGAAATAGACGGCTATATGCTGATGCGTCAAATCAGAGCGATGTCAGCAGAACAAGGAGGAACAATTCCCGCGATCGCTCTTACCGCTTATGCTGGTGAGGCTGACTACCAACAGGCAATCGCCGCCGGATTTGGGCAGCATATCACCAAACCTGTAGAGCCAGCTAAATTAGTTCGTGCGATCGCAAACCTGATTTATAGTCGTAGCAATCTGTAA
- a CDS encoding aspartate aminotransferase translates to MSLNWIVPAERIQKLPPYVFARLDELKAKAREQGLDLIDLGMGNPDGATPAPVVEAAIAALKDPANHGYPPFEGTASFRRAITNWYHRRYGVVLDPDSEALPLLGSKEGLTHLAIAYVNPGDLVLVPSPAYPAHFRGPAIAGGKIHSLILKPENDWLIDLAAIPDEVARQAKILYFNYPSNPTAATAPREFFEEIVAFARKYEILLVHDLCYAELAFDGYQPTSLLEIPGAKDIGVEFHTLSKTYNMAGWRVGFVVGNRHVIQGLRTLKTNLDYGIFSALQKAAETALQLPDVYLHEVQQRYRTRRDFLIDGLGELGWDIPRTKATMYLWVKCPVGMGSTDFALNVLQQTGVVVTPGNAFGVAGEGYVRISLIADCDRLGEALHRFKQAGIRYQPEAVVSASQ, encoded by the coding sequence ATGAGTTTAAATTGGATTGTCCCAGCAGAACGCATACAAAAACTGCCACCTTATGTATTTGCCCGTTTAGATGAACTAAAAGCGAAAGCACGGGAACAAGGGTTAGATTTAATTGATTTGGGGATGGGAAACCCCGATGGTGCAACACCAGCACCAGTTGTTGAAGCGGCGATCGCAGCCTTGAAAGATCCCGCCAATCACGGTTATCCGCCCTTTGAAGGGACTGCTAGTTTTCGTCGTGCGATCACTAATTGGTATCATCGCCGTTATGGTGTGGTTCTTGATCCCGATAGCGAAGCTTTGCCATTGCTAGGTTCTAAAGAAGGATTAACCCATTTAGCGATCGCCTACGTTAACCCTGGCGATTTAGTTCTGGTTCCTTCCCCAGCTTATCCCGCCCATTTTCGTGGCCCGGCGATCGCAGGCGGCAAAATCCACAGTTTGATTCTTAAACCAGAGAATGACTGGTTAATTGATTTAGCTGCAATTCCTGACGAGGTTGCAAGACAAGCTAAAATTCTCTATTTCAATTATCCCAGCAATCCCACTGCTGCCACTGCACCCCGCGAATTTTTTGAAGAAATCGTTGCCTTTGCCCGCAAATATGAAATTTTGCTGGTGCATGATTTATGTTACGCCGAGTTAGCTTTTGATGGTTATCAACCCACTAGCTTGCTAGAAATTCCCGGCGCGAAAGATATTGGTGTAGAATTTCACACCTTATCTAAAACCTATAATATGGCTGGTTGGCGAGTTGGATTTGTAGTGGGGAATCGCCATGTAATTCAAGGTTTACGGACACTAAAAACTAACTTAGATTACGGTATTTTTTCCGCCTTGCAAAAAGCAGCCGAAACCGCCTTGCAACTGCCAGATGTCTATTTGCACGAGGTACAACAACGCTACCGTACCCGCCGTGATTTTCTCATTGATGGGTTAGGAGAGTTGGGTTGGGATATCCCCAGAACTAAGGCGACAATGTATCTTTGGGTGAAGTGTCCTGTGGGCATGGGTTCCACGGATTTTGCTTTGAATGTATTGCAGCAAACTGGTGTTGTTGTTACCCCAGGTAATGCTTTTGGGGTTGCGGGTGAGGGTTATGTAAGGATCAGTTTGATTGCAGATTGCGATCGCTTGGGTGAAGCTTTACACCGCTTTAAGCAAGCAGGCATTCGCTATCAACCTGAAGCTGTAGTCTCTGCTTCCCAATAA
- a CDS encoding iron-containing alcohol dehydrogenase family protein — MSNQLSTQPSLSTQTSSSLFTLTVAPAKVIRGSGVLQAAAAEIACLGSRPLIVAGESTLAISRKNLQPVLETQQLHPVQASYGADCCEASLKSLQKKVKEHKADVIIGVGGGKALDTAKLLAQQVQLPVVTIPTSGATCAAWSALSNVYSEDGAFLYDVGLSRCPDLLILDYDLIKTAPQRTLVAGIGDAIAKWYEASVSSGHLQDTLIIAAVQQARVLRDILLQKSAAALKEPGSEVWREVVDASVLLAGVVGGLGGAQCRTVAAHAVHNGLTHISGHGSIHGEKVAFGILVQLRLEEMLQGNQLAASARQQLLKFYTEIGLPQKLSDLGLGNITLGELQTAAEIALVPNSDIHRLPFKVAPEQLMAAMVSTTAPIDSKDMNRVSPKGISDEVEE, encoded by the coding sequence ATGTCTAATCAACTTTCTACTCAACCTTCTTTGTCTACTCAAACCTCTAGTTCATTATTTACGCTCACAGTTGCCCCGGCAAAAGTCATCCGTGGTTCTGGGGTATTGCAAGCAGCCGCAGCAGAGATTGCCTGTTTGGGAAGTCGTCCCTTGATTGTGGCAGGTGAATCTACTCTCGCCATCAGCCGAAAGAATTTGCAACCAGTTTTAGAAACGCAACAGTTACATCCTGTCCAAGCTTCTTATGGTGCAGATTGCTGCGAAGCTAGCCTGAAATCTTTACAGAAGAAGGTAAAAGAACATAAAGCTGATGTGATTATTGGTGTTGGTGGCGGCAAAGCCTTAGATACAGCGAAATTACTCGCGCAGCAAGTACAGTTACCAGTGGTGACGATTCCGACATCAGGGGCTACTTGTGCCGCTTGGAGTGCCTTGTCGAATGTTTATTCGGAAGATGGGGCGTTTCTCTACGATGTTGGGTTGTCTCGTTGTCCCGATTTACTGATACTCGATTATGACTTGATTAAAACTGCACCACAACGGACGTTAGTAGCTGGAATTGGTGATGCGATCGCTAAATGGTATGAAGCCTCTGTTAGCAGTGGACATTTGCAAGACACTTTAATTATTGCTGCGGTGCAACAAGCAAGAGTTTTGCGAGATATCCTCTTGCAAAAGTCAGCCGCCGCCTTGAAGGAACCAGGTAGTGAAGTTTGGCGAGAAGTCGTAGACGCAAGTGTTTTATTAGCTGGGGTAGTTGGAGGACTTGGAGGGGCGCAGTGTCGCACAGTTGCTGCCCATGCCGTGCATAATGGTTTAACTCATATTTCAGGACATGGCAGTATTCATGGCGAAAAAGTCGCTTTTGGAATTTTGGTGCAACTGCGTTTAGAAGAAATGCTACAAGGCAATCAACTAGCAGCATCAGCACGACAACAGTTATTAAAGTTCTACACAGAAATTGGACTACCCCAAAAATTAAGTGATTTGGGATTGGGCAATATTACATTAGGTGAGTTACAAACAGCCGCCGAAATTGCTCTAGTTCCTAATTCTGACATCCATCGACTACCATTTAAAGTCGCGCCAGAACAGTTGATGGCAGCAATGGTTTCCACCACTGCACCTATAGATAGTAAAGACATGAATCGAGTTTCGCCCAAGGGAATCAGTGACGAGGTTGAAGAATGA
- a CDS encoding Ycf51 family protein, translating into MLTTANFLQYTQWSGIATLAFAALAVLAFILKWGIRFRLVGTTGFMLVLTGGLFALSIVPLSRAVIPGATKYTLVYDNGSTQAVITTSPQITPTQLEATLRQAASNLFSYGRSSTREDDRLTVRARVIIHPETGVSVPVYLGEAKRSLVSHQNSPVTVEIYTDKFAQLPKPNA; encoded by the coding sequence ATGCTCACAACAGCTAACTTTCTTCAGTACACCCAATGGTCAGGTATAGCTACCTTGGCATTCGCTGCCTTAGCAGTTTTGGCTTTTATTCTCAAATGGGGCATCCGCTTTCGGCTGGTGGGTACGACTGGCTTTATGCTGGTGCTGACAGGTGGTTTATTTGCACTGTCAATAGTCCCCTTGAGTCGGGCTGTGATTCCAGGAGCGACGAAGTACACTCTAGTTTATGACAATGGCTCAACACAAGCGGTTATTACTACATCGCCCCAAATTACACCTACGCAATTAGAAGCAACTTTACGTCAAGCAGCTAGTAATCTATTTTCTTATGGTCGTTCAAGTACACGGGAAGACGACAGGTTGACAGTTCGCGCCCGCGTTATTATCCACCCGGAAACAGGGGTTTCTGTACCAGTTTACTTGGGTGAGGCCAAGCGATCGCTAGTTTCTCATCAAAATTCCCCAGTCACAGTGGAAATTTACACAGACAAATTCGCCCAATTGCCAAAACCTAACGCTTAA
- a CDS encoding O-antigen ligase, whose translation MLGASLNKVSYYFKSRWRSSWNYSLWALLIFPLSPLLGAVTIGFVSLITWLKQSHKINRRPLNWGFALLSLLLIVSAGFADDKTAAFLGLFNLLPFFLLFVAHSALIQTFVQLRQMAWVLAIGSIPVLILGLGQLFLGWSLKLEILWVVLNWTIAPGGNPPGRIASLFLHANTFAAYLTIVFILSLGLWLEQWRLYRGLGIRKNSLPFIFLTVAVITNFITLIFTNSRNGWTIAIFACLAYALYQGWRILVGGVAAIVSSVLLAAFAPSPVAQIFRRVVPAFFWARLNDDMYPDRPVALMRKTQWEFAWSLAKEHPWTGWGLRSFSGLYKAQTQIPLGHPHNLFLMLSAETGFPSTFLFCGLLGWILITGIQLLRKSKYIKTEDRLIYFSYLLAFVGWVLLNTVDVTLFDFRLNVISWLVLAAICGVLHRYNEQDRFTSGSN comes from the coding sequence ATGTTGGGAGCCAGCTTGAACAAGGTTTCTTATTATTTCAAGTCTCGCTGGCGATCTTCTTGGAATTACTCTCTATGGGCATTGTTAATCTTCCCATTGAGTCCATTGTTGGGGGCTGTGACTATTGGGTTTGTCTCATTAATAACTTGGCTGAAACAATCCCACAAAATTAATCGCCGCCCCCTCAATTGGGGATTTGCCCTTTTGAGTCTGTTGCTGATCGTAAGTGCTGGATTTGCCGATGACAAAACAGCAGCTTTCCTTGGCTTATTTAATTTATTACCATTCTTTTTACTTTTTGTTGCCCATAGCGCTCTAATTCAAACATTTGTCCAATTGCGCCAAATGGCTTGGGTTTTAGCGATCGGTTCCATACCAGTGCTAATTCTTGGTTTGGGACAGTTATTTTTAGGCTGGAGTTTGAAATTAGAGATTTTGTGGGTTGTATTGAATTGGACGATCGCACCAGGAGGAAATCCGCCTGGTCGCATAGCCTCACTTTTCTTGCACGCTAACACCTTTGCCGCTTATCTAACAATAGTTTTCATCCTTAGCTTAGGGTTGTGGCTAGAACAATGGCGATTGTATCGAGGATTGGGTATTAGGAAGAATTCACTCCCCTTTATCTTCTTAACCGTTGCGGTGATTACAAATTTCATTACCTTGATTTTCACTAACTCACGCAATGGCTGGACGATCGCTATTTTTGCCTGTTTAGCTTATGCACTCTACCAAGGCTGGCGCATTCTTGTGGGTGGTGTCGCTGCGATCGTCTCTAGCGTGCTTTTGGCAGCTTTTGCTCCCTCCCCAGTCGCTCAAATTTTTCGCCGGGTAGTTCCTGCCTTCTTTTGGGCAAGGTTAAATGACGATATGTATCCAGATAGACCAGTCGCTTTAATGCGAAAAACTCAATGGGAGTTTGCCTGGTCTTTAGCCAAAGAACATCCTTGGACTGGTTGGGGATTACGCAGTTTTAGTGGACTCTACAAAGCGCAGACGCAGATTCCCTTGGGTCATCCCCATAACTTATTTTTGATGTTATCTGCTGAAACTGGTTTTCCTAGTACTTTTTTATTTTGTGGCTTACTTGGTTGGATTTTGATTACAGGTATCCAATTATTACGAAAGTCAAAATATATAAAAACAGAAGATAGATTGATATATTTTAGTTATCTTCTGGCCTTTGTGGGATGGGTTCTATTGAATACAGTAGATGTAACCCTCTTCGATTTCCGTTTGAATGTAATTTCATGGTTAGTTTTAGCTGCCATTTGTGGAGTATTACATCGTTATAACGAACAAGACAGGTTTACATCTGGTTCAAATTAA
- a CDS encoding NAD(P)/FAD-dependent oxidoreductase, whose translation MTDIVVIGAGMAGLVCAQQLSQAGYSVIVVDKSRGLGGRLATRRLHGTWADHGACYLKPKGELFRRFVEILRSRHILEVWTEEVYELTADSPLFEPKNRSPRYVAPAGMSAIAKSLAPSLEILLNQRVIAITPTLEKGWCLTLESSNEELTAKAVVVAIPAPQAVMLLEPLGESVLDTAFLDSLRSVQFYPSISAIAGYPPTSQPLPQWKALTFVDDADLAWIGLDSSKRLNPQQPHFVVQSSADFAQRHLESQDLEPAGKLMLQRAAESLSLPWLNTPEWMQVHRWRYAFPSHPWHEAFLSAGTPLPLVCCGDWCGGNLAEGAMLSGLAAADEINHQLHHLPLDNVNFFNVFV comes from the coding sequence ATGACTGATATTGTAGTGATTGGTGCCGGAATGGCCGGTTTAGTCTGTGCCCAGCAATTAAGTCAAGCTGGATATTCTGTGATAGTAGTGGACAAGTCCCGTGGTTTGGGAGGAAGATTAGCTACACGCCGCTTGCATGGAACTTGGGCCGATCATGGGGCTTGTTACCTGAAGCCAAAGGGTGAATTATTTAGACGTTTTGTGGAGATATTGCGATCGCGCCATATCCTCGAAGTCTGGACAGAGGAAGTTTACGAACTCACAGCAGATTCTCCTTTATTTGAACCAAAAAACCGCAGTCCACGATATGTTGCACCTGCGGGAATGAGTGCGATCGCTAAATCTCTCGCTCCAAGTTTAGAAATATTACTGAATCAACGTGTCATTGCTATTACCCCAACTCTTGAAAAGGGTTGGTGTTTGACTCTCGAATCTAGTAACGAAGAATTAACTGCCAAAGCTGTAGTTGTCGCTATTCCTGCACCCCAAGCGGTGATGCTGTTAGAACCTTTGGGTGAAAGTGTATTAGATACAGCCTTTCTTGATAGCTTGCGTTCTGTACAATTTTATCCTTCGATTAGTGCGATCGCTGGATATCCTCCCACATCCCAACCACTCCCTCAGTGGAAAGCTCTAACTTTTGTAGATGATGCTGACTTAGCATGGATTGGTTTAGACAGTAGCAAGCGTCTTAACCCTCAACAACCACATTTTGTAGTGCAAAGTAGCGCGGATTTTGCCCAACGCCATCTAGAATCCCAAGATTTAGAACCTGCTGGAAAGCTAATGTTGCAAAGAGCAGCTGAATCTCTGTCCCTTCCTTGGCTGAATACTCCCGAATGGATGCAAGTACATCGTTGGCGTTACGCCTTTCCTAGTCATCCTTGGCACGAAGCTTTTTTGTCTGCCGGAACTCCCTTACCTTTAGTTTGCTGTGGTGATTGGTGTGGTGGCAATCTTGCGGAAGGTGCGATGCTTTCTGGATTAGCTGCGGCGGATGAAATTAATCATCAGTTGCATCATCTACCTTTAGACAATGTGAACTTTTTCAACGTTTTTGTCTGA
- a CDS encoding transposase produces the protein MTFPLLFKIYKSKKRLKPDDTYKTKTQLAAEIITELQEIGLKFELVLADSLYGESDTFLSVLNQYKTPFIVAIRSNHAVWMPAKERLRFNKWKEFKRIFTNGTREERYMREIIFGRRRNWRYWQITTDITKLPENFTWYVMTNYNYLKIGIYNLVFNG, from the coding sequence ATAACGTTTCCGTTACTGTTCAAAATCTACAAATCTAAAAAACGGCTCAAACCGGATGATACCTACAAGACGAAGACTCAATTAGCAGCAGAAATAATTACGGAACTCCAAGAGATTGGATTGAAATTTGAGTTAGTGTTAGCAGATAGTCTCTATGGAGAGAGTGACACATTCCTGAGTGTATTGAATCAATATAAAACGCCATTTATCGTGGCGATTAGAAGTAATCATGCTGTCTGGATGCCTGCCAAAGAAAGGCTTAGATTCAATAAATGGAAAGAATTTAAACGAATTTTCACCAATGGTACTCGTGAAGAACGCTACATGAGAGAAATCATCTTTGGCAGGCGAAGAAATTGGAGATATTGGCAAATTACAACAGATATAACAAAGTTGCCCGAGAATTTTACTTGGTATGTAATGACTAACTACAACTATTTAAAAATCGGTATTTACAACTTGGTTTTCAATGGTTAA
- a CDS encoding ISKra4 family transposase (programmed frameshift) has protein sequence MTPEQKQALQKHIQAIAKILYEDTSKEKLTNLAAIEEAVRSQMQKHVMPEVGGFFIETITGTTAGYQRRLKSILGELAITSKQAIELEVAPSTQLSPYLETCCLRVSANVSYEDAASDIKYFTGIEVSHSSQQRLVHRQNFELPTPEQTIEELSVDGGNIRVRTPKGQICAWLGYKAISLHHLGILGTSFQNNQIVIDWVNDQPLASPLTCIGDGHDGIWNIIDQLAPDAQRREILDWFHLIENLHKVGGSQKRLKQAQNLLWKGQVEATIALFTDCKGKQVQNFCRYLDKHRNRIINYEYYQAEEICSIGSGSVESAVKQVDRRTKISGAQWKRENVPQVLAHRCAYLNGLLSV, from the exons ATGACCCCAGAACAAAAGCAAGCTCTTCAAAAACATATTCAGGCGATTGCTAAAATATTGTATGAAGATACGTCAAAAGAAAAGCTCACAAATCTTGCAGCAATTGAAGAAGCAGTGCGGAGTCAAATGCAGAAGCATGTTATGCCAGAAGTAGGGG GTTTTTTTATCGAAACGATTACAGGGACAACCGCAGGATACCAACGACGGCTCAAAAGCATTCTTGGAGAGTTAGCAATAACGAGCAAACAAGCCATTGAATTAGAAGTCGCACCAAGTACTCAACTGAGTCCATATCTAGAAACTTGTTGTTTGAGGGTAAGTGCGAATGTCAGCTATGAAGATGCGGCATCAGACATCAAGTATTTTACGGGCATAGAGGTTTCTCACAGCAGTCAACAGAGATTAGTGCATCGCCAGAATTTTGAGTTGCCAACACCAGAACAGACAATTGAAGAATTAAGCGTCGATGGTGGAAACATCCGTGTCCGAACTCCTAAAGGTCAAATATGTGCATGGCTTGGCTATAAAGCAATTAGCTTACATCATCTCGGAATCTTGGGAACTTCATTTCAGAATAATCAGATTGTGATTGATTGGGTTAATGACCAACCACTGGCTAGCCCACTCACTTGTATTGGTGATGGACATGACGGCATTTGGAATATAATTGACCAATTAGCACCTGATGCACAACGTCGAGAAATACTTGATTGGTTCCATTTAATAGAAAACCTCCACAAAGTTGGGGGTTCACAAAAACGCTTGAAACAAGCACAAAATCTACTATGGAAAGGCCAAGTTGAGGCTACTATTGCCTTATTTACAGATTGTAAAGGCAAACAAGTACAAAACTTTTGCCGTTATCTTGATAAGCATCGCAATCGCATTATCAACTACGAATATTATCAAGCTGAAGAAATTTGTTCAATTGGTTCAGGTTCAGTTGAATCTGCCGTTAAACAGGTTGACCGTCGAACAAAAATTTCCGGGGCACAATGGAAACGAGAAAATGTGCCTCAAGTCCTAGCCCATCGCTGTGCTTACCTCAATGGATTATTGTCAGTTTGA